In the genome of Photobacterium sp. TY1-4, one region contains:
- a CDS encoding YeeE/YedE family protein encodes MFSNLISRLIALMAGLLFGMGMMVSGMVDPANVIGFLDVAGHWDPSLAFVMGGALLVFAPAYWVLIHRRAQPVCRAEFHLSQKKTIDGRLVFGSVLFGLGWGIAGICPGPAVTSLSGGRFEMLVFVVSMIVGTLVSCLWTEKQEKAAEITIEQH; translated from the coding sequence ATGTTTTCTAATTTGATTTCTCGATTGATTGCTTTGATGGCCGGCTTGCTGTTCGGCATGGGGATGATGGTTTCCGGCATGGTTGATCCGGCCAATGTGATTGGCTTTCTGGATGTGGCGGGCCACTGGGACCCGAGTCTGGCCTTTGTGATGGGCGGGGCGTTGCTGGTCTTTGCCCCGGCGTACTGGGTGTTGATTCACCGTCGTGCTCAGCCGGTGTGCCGAGCGGAGTTTCACTTGAGCCAGAAGAAAACCATTGACGGTCGATTGGTGTTCGGTTCCGTGCTTTTCGGCCTGGGGTGGGGGATTGCCGGGATCTGTCCGGGACCGGCTGTGACCTCGCTGTCTGGCGGTCGTTTTGAAATGCTGGTGTTTGTGGTCAGTATGATTGTCGGAACATTGGTCAGCTGCCTGTGGACTGAAAAACAAGAAAAAGCTGCTGAGATCACCATCGAGCAGCACTGA
- a CDS encoding YeeE/YedE family protein has protein sequence METWPWPALFGGMMLGASATLLLLFNGRVAGISGIVAGILNPKPGEFSWRLLFLVGMVFAGVIAPGLGFRLPPSLPVSSLGMLAVAGVLVGMGTKLANGCTSGHGICGMGRFSKRSVVATLVFMATAFTTVYVRVHG, from the coding sequence ATGGAAACATGGCCTTGGCCTGCTTTATTCGGTGGCATGATGTTGGGTGCTTCGGCAACCCTGTTGCTTTTGTTTAATGGCCGGGTCGCCGGGATCAGTGGGATTGTCGCCGGGATCCTGAATCCGAAGCCGGGCGAGTTTTCCTGGCGGCTGCTGTTTCTGGTGGGTATGGTCTTTGCCGGTGTGATCGCTCCGGGGCTGGGCTTTAGGCTGCCGCCGTCGTTGCCGGTTTCATCGCTGGGCATGCTCGCGGTTGCCGGGGTGCTGGTGGGGATGGGCACTAAGCTTGCTAACGGTTGTACCAGCGGTCACGGGATTTGCGGCATGGGCCGGTTTTCGAAGCGTTCCGTGGTTGCAACGCTGGTGTTTATGGCCACGGCATTTACCACGGTCTATGTTCGGGTTCATGGGTAA
- a CDS encoding DUF2892 domain-containing protein, protein MTLENAVRVFAGFMVLVSVALTLWVHPNFFWLTVFIGVNLIQSAYTGFCPAAMILSKLGFQNSSAK, encoded by the coding sequence ATGACGTTAGAAAATGCAGTGCGGGTGTTTGCCGGGTTCATGGTTCTGGTGTCTGTCGCCCTGACCCTGTGGGTCCACCCTAATTTCTTCTGGCTGACCGTGTTTATCGGCGTCAATCTGATCCAAAGCGCCTATACTGGCTTTTGCCCGGCAGCCATGATTCTGAGTAAGCTGGGTTTTCAGAACAGTTCAGCGAAGTAA
- a CDS encoding FAD-dependent oxidoreductase, with amino-acid sequence MTKILIVGGVAGGASAAARARRLSEDAQIIMFERGNFVSFANCGLPYHIGGDIKDRSKLLLQTPDSFLARFNVDVRVMNEVTHIDRQSKSVTVKNLLDGNEYTESYDFLLLSPGAAPIVPPIPGIDNPLTHSLRNIPDMDRIIETIQMNKPEHATVVGGGFIGLEMMEAFHQLGIKTTLVEMADQVMTPVDREMAGIVHAEIRDKGIDLRLGVALEAVEFEPNISVASEDAGEPVSHQHLEGELILNLNNGEKLTTDLLIMAIGVRPEITLATNAGLKVGELGGIWTNAQMQTSDPSIYAVGDAVEEQDFVTGNATLVPLAGPANRQGRMAADNMLGRNEIYQGTQGTAICKVFDLAVASTGKNEKQLKREGIAYEKVFVHAASHAGYYPGAEIVSFKMLFDPISGKVFGAQAVGKDGVDKRIDVMAVAQRAGMTVEQLQHLELTYAPPYGSAKDVINQAAFVAANIIKGDATPIHFDEIDQLTDAQVLLDVRNPGELTNVGYLEGAVNIPVDQLRHRMDELPKDKEIVVYCAVGLRGNVAYRQLVNNGFKARNLIGGYRTYQFANA; translated from the coding sequence ATGACAAAAATTCTTATCGTCGGTGGCGTTGCCGGTGGTGCCTCGGCTGCTGCACGTGCACGACGTCTAAGTGAAGATGCGCAAATTATCATGTTTGAGCGCGGTAACTTTGTATCTTTCGCCAACTGCGGCCTGCCTTACCATATCGGCGGCGATATCAAAGATCGCAGCAAATTGCTGCTGCAAACCCCGGATAGCTTCCTGGCCCGATTTAACGTTGATGTCCGGGTCATGAACGAAGTCACTCACATTGATCGCCAGAGCAAATCAGTCACGGTCAAGAACCTGCTTGATGGCAATGAATACACCGAAAGCTACGATTTTCTGTTGCTCAGCCCGGGCGCAGCGCCAATTGTCCCGCCGATCCCGGGCATTGATAATCCGCTCACCCACTCACTGCGTAATATCCCGGACATGGACCGGATCATTGAAACCATCCAGATGAACAAGCCCGAGCATGCGACCGTGGTCGGCGGCGGCTTTATCGGCCTGGAGATGATGGAAGCATTCCACCAGCTCGGGATCAAAACCACCCTGGTGGAGATGGCGGATCAGGTGATGACGCCGGTCGATCGCGAAATGGCCGGCATCGTTCACGCGGAAATCCGGGACAAAGGCATTGATCTGCGCCTCGGTGTGGCACTCGAAGCCGTTGAGTTCGAGCCCAATATCTCTGTCGCCAGCGAAGATGCCGGGGAGCCCGTTTCGCACCAGCACCTGGAAGGTGAGCTGATCCTCAACCTCAATAACGGTGAAAAGCTCACCACGGATCTGTTGATTATGGCAATCGGCGTTCGCCCGGAAATCACGCTGGCGACCAATGCTGGATTGAAAGTCGGTGAGCTGGGCGGAATTTGGACCAACGCGCAAATGCAAACCAGCGACCCGTCGATTTATGCCGTCGGCGATGCCGTCGAAGAGCAGGACTTCGTCACCGGCAATGCCACGCTGGTGCCACTGGCCGGACCGGCAAACCGCCAGGGCCGCATGGCTGCGGATAACATGCTGGGCCGGAATGAAATCTACCAGGGCACGCAAGGCACCGCGATCTGTAAAGTGTTTGATTTAGCCGTCGCCTCCACCGGTAAAAACGAGAAGCAGCTGAAACGCGAAGGCATCGCCTACGAGAAGGTTTTTGTCCACGCCGCCAGCCACGCGGGTTACTATCCGGGGGCAGAGATTGTCTCGTTCAAAATGCTGTTTGACCCGATATCAGGCAAAGTCTTCGGTGCCCAGGCGGTCGGCAAAGACGGCGTCGATAAACGCATTGACGTGATGGCCGTGGCCCAACGTGCCGGCATGACGGTTGAGCAGCTCCAGCATCTGGAACTGACCTACGCACCGCCTTACGGCAGTGCCAAAGATGTCATCAACCAGGCTGCATTTGTTGCCGCGAACATCATCAAAGGCGATGCAACCCCAATCCACTTTGATGAAATCGATCAGCTGACCGACGCGCAAGTGTTACTGGATGTCCGCAACCCGGGTGAGCTGACCAACGTCGGCTATCTGGAAGGTGCCGTCAACATTCCGGTTGATCAACTGCGTCACCGGATGGATGAATTGCCGAAGGACAAAGAGATTGTGGTTTACTGCGCCGTCGGCCTGCGTGGTAACGTCGCCTATCGCCAACTGGTCAACAACGGCTTCAAAGCCCGCAACCTGATTGGCGGCTACCGCACGTATCAGTTTGCCAACGCATAG
- a CDS encoding DUF4434 domain-containing protein: protein MPSNQPVKGVFYQPLNQDRPVSPEQWHALAQTLGRQGIDTLIIQWSHYGSETFGGPQGWLAGNLRTMMDADMQLWFGLYADPAYFREIHRGMVSQQQYLHRYFAAVHATYQQWQPWLNRYRQHIRGLYLPLELSDYDFETPAQQAQLFDILAREVARYPSPLMISLYLAGKLSDAELSAWVLQLTTLGLQVYVQDGAGTQSLDNATRQRYLSQLPCHVGLIKEVFQQDKSSRQFQATRIEPAAYFQIRTQTSCHPTALFSLRYLPIPDQPLQTVLTSEK from the coding sequence GTGCCAAGCAACCAGCCGGTGAAGGGAGTGTTTTATCAGCCGCTGAATCAGGATCGGCCGGTCAGCCCCGAACAGTGGCACGCATTGGCGCAAACCCTCGGCCGGCAAGGGATAGACACCCTGATCATTCAGTGGTCGCACTATGGCAGCGAAACCTTCGGCGGGCCGCAGGGCTGGCTGGCCGGCAACCTGCGAACAATGATGGACGCGGACATGCAGTTGTGGTTTGGCCTCTACGCCGATCCAGCATATTTCCGGGAGATTCATCGGGGTATGGTCTCGCAACAGCAATACCTGCACCGCTATTTCGCCGCCGTGCATGCGACCTATCAGCAATGGCAGCCCTGGCTGAACCGTTACCGCCAACACATCCGTGGGCTTTATTTGCCGCTGGAGCTCAGCGATTATGACTTTGAAACCCCGGCGCAGCAGGCGCAACTTTTTGACATCCTGGCCCGGGAGGTCGCCCGGTATCCGTCCCCGCTGATGATCAGCTTGTATCTGGCCGGGAAGCTGTCGGATGCTGAACTCTCTGCTTGGGTCTTGCAGCTCACAACATTGGGACTTCAGGTTTATGTCCAGGACGGTGCCGGCACCCAAAGCCTCGATAACGCCACCCGCCAGCGCTATCTGTCGCAACTGCCGTGTCATGTCGGGCTGATCAAAGAAGTTTTTCAGCAAGATAAAAGTAGTCGTCAGTTTCAGGCAACGCGAATTGAGCCGGCAGCTTACTTTCAGATCCGCACCCAAACCAGTTGTCACCCCACCGCGCTGTTTTCCCTGCGTTATCTGCCGATCCCGGACCAGCCGTTGCAGACCGTCCTGACATCGGAAAAATAA